GTGATcaaaaattattcattttatttattttattacttttataatCTTACAAATATAAGTCATTTCTCCAGGATGTTAACTATGCTGAGCTGATGATGTGGATTTGGCTCCCACATTTTACCTTTTCTAAGCATTTATGAATAGACATTGACATACAAATGGCCTTCATGAAGAATTCCATAATTCCTGCATCAGTGAAGTATTAGGTTTTGTAATCACAAAATACTAATACAAACAGTAGGAAAAGCATTTATCTGGCAGCATTTTGCTAATATAAAAGCTTGTATGAATTGCTTTTCCAACAAACATCCAACTGCATGCCATAGTGTCTGCATTCGGCCATTAATGCTGTctgctttatatataaaacctaATCTCGGTTTATCTATTTCAAGCCTCTGCTGATGTAGCCGGACACACTGAGGATTTCATATTCAATAATGCAAACTAAACTTGAGTCTGATTTGGTTTAGTTGTGTTTTGGCTCAGCATGAGTGGACAGCAGTGGCCAAACATCTAACTACGGCCCTGCTGTCACATCCTTATAATTTTAGCTTTTAACATGCTCCTTATCTAGTCTCTAAGCTAAATGTAGTATGAATGATGTAGTTTAAATGTAGCATAATTACATTAAGTGCATTTGTGTTTAccatttatttatgcatttgtttacTGTTCAAAGTCATGCCGTGCCTTTCTAAATGCCAGACAATAAACCTAATGTAACCAACTCGCTAAACAATAACTTAAATTAAAGCATCTTAAATTTAGGGTTCCATGTCTACTTacatttctgttctgttcacAGATTTGTTCTTAGCAACCGGTTGGACaaacttttttcattcattcattgtatgtaaccacttatccagttcagggtcacagtgggtccggagcctacccagaatcactgggtgcaaggcgggaaaacaccctgcagggggcgccagtccatcacagggcaacacaaactgatacattcactcacacctatggacacatttgagtcaccaatccaccaaccagcatgtatttttggactgtgggaggaaaccagagcaccaagaggaaccccatgcagacacagggataacacaccaaactcctcacagccagccacccggagtggggctcgagcccacaaccccagatccctagagctgtgtgatagcaacactatctgctgcgccactgtgtcaCCCACAGATTTTACAAAAGTCTAATGACAAATTATAGTGCACATTTCAGTTTCTACaaatctcagtctctctctctctctctttctctcttgctctctctatatctctctccttttctctcttgctctctctatctctctctctctctctctcttttgctttctctctAGTTCACAGATGAGTATCTGAGGAGGATCCCGAATGGAGAATGGCCGCGGGTGATTGTGGTGGCCGATGGCTCTTGTGGAGACTCCTGCTCTGTGCTGGGCATTAGCTCAGAGTACATTGTAGAGTCATGCCATGCCTATGGAGCCAATGCCACAATAGAGAGACTGGACCAGAGACAGGTCAGCTTTACAGACCTTTAACTTTAAGTGACACCACTGGATACTTACTGAGGACTGGAGGTGAACATGGCCTACAAGTAGGGCCTGGCCTTCCAAAACTAAACAGTATAGCAcaaaatttatttaaactaaTTTCACCCTTTCAGTTATATAATAAAGCTTAAGTGGATATCCAAAATTAAATATTGTTAGCCAAATGGTGCAGCAAGAGACAATTAGTCCAGCAGGAAGACTCAGGCATAAGATAATCTGTGATAACAAGAAAACCTAACCTTTCCATATATAACAGTTCAGAATGactttgtgtgtgggtgtgtatgcaCATatctggcagcagtagatgatGAGCACCTTCTTCCAGCACAGTCACCAGTTTATCAGTCTCTTCGGATTGCCATGTCTGAAACTATAGAGTTTTGGAGGACTTAATTGGAGATGCATCCAGAGTTTGTTAATGATCAATAGCAATTGGGTCAGggttttttgctgtttttcacatttaaatcCAATCCGCATACTTCTGCAAACAGAAATAAATCGGGATGCTTGTCCCATCTAGTGTTGTTCTGAAGACAGAGTGGACCTCAGACATCACTACCATATAGTGGCATGGGCAGTATTACACTAAGTCTCTTGGCTTCAGATCTTATAATGTCTGAGTTATTGATCTTTGGGCTAAATTTGCTTCGCCAAGGAGGGTTATCAATTTCTCCTTTATTTTCATATCTTAGAGCATTGATAACTGCCTACGTATCTGAATTGTTGAAAAACAAAAGCTCAGGTTTCAAAGGTCACTGTAAAGGCAGATACGCTATCTGAGTCAGGCTGAATGAAAAGCAGATAACCCGTAGATGCCACTAGCTCGTATTTGTTTAATAATTTCTGAAATGGCAGCCCTGCTTTTCCATTAAGAACGTAAGGATAACTCTTGTCTGATGTCCAGCTATTTACAACATCAGACTAAATTAAGATTCAAATAAAAAGAATGTTTGGTTGGGACCACACCCAAAACTTCTCCCCTACACATGCTCACAGAAATGTCATGTAGAGTTCCTCCCCGTTTACAGCTGTACTGAAACTTCAGTCCTTTAGATTTTTGAATGATTGAGTGCTTTTAGAAGGATAGGTGCACTGCATGTCCAGCTGCTTTCCCAAGAGTGACTGAAAGATAAATGTCAGCTGTTTAATAGCCAGTGGGGGGTTACAGTGACAAATGGAAAGTAGATGGGTTCAAGGAAAGGTCTGCACATGCTTGATCCTATCCATTTCActaatatttacacacacatacacactaatacCACACTCTTCTCAGTGAACTGGgtggtaaacacaaacaaatatcatTATACCAGGAGTCAGTATCTATATTCTTCAATAAATGTGCAGCTCTGATTTCACTAATGATCTCCACTCAGGAGGAAACCTATGTTGTGAAATCTGGTGGTTTTGAGCAGCACTACCACAAATAAATTTGAGAGCTACTGCAATCTACAATGACTTAATGTTACCATCTGTTCAACTCATAAAAGTCAAACTTGATCTGAAAAACATATTATCAAATTTTGTTGGTTCATCTCTTAAGATAATGCAGCTTCaggttcagctcctgaaggcctTGTCAACAGTGTGCTCAGCTCTACATAAATACTTAATGCTGGCAGgatcattttctgtttttccaaAATAAACACCTGTTTCCGATCAGAAGTCAACCATGAAATAAGAATGATTTTTATAATACTTGGTAAAATACTAAATTCTGAAATAAAGAAATTAATATAAACTAGAaattaaatacttttattattatttctgacAAAACATTAACCTAGAAACCTCATTAGATTTTTAGTTAACTTCTACTAATGGTAATAATACactattataatttaaaaatcttAACGTCCTTCATGCAAAGGAAGataaacaaaacactggaaatataaaacaaaatggtAAACGGTATACTTGCTTCTTAGGTTTTTGTGCTTATATTTATATGAGAGAATTCAGGGTTGACTAGGTCAGAGGTTATGAAAATCCCTGAgagtcattttaaaattttcattCCAGCTGAAATCCAGAGCAGTCATTCCCTTGTGTGGCTTGGCCGGGTCATTGCTGTGATagcatttctgtatttattaggAAACAATGCCTGCCTGCCATCGGAAATGTGATTATCTAATCAAATATCCCATCATCATTGCATCAGTGTAATGTGTGACTGAGTCAGAAAAAGCAATGCTCATTTTATTTGGCCAGGAGACCTTTCATTTGACAAAAACATGAGGAAAAAGTAGCTTGTTTCAATCACAGTTATGAAAACCTGAGATCTTTCCTGTTTATGTTTCCGGCTGCAGGAAACATAATCATTTTTCACTAATGTGCAAGGCAGTAAATGTACTATGCCGTAGTGATCTAATTCTTGGTCAAATATGAGATCATTTTGTGCTGAGATGAAACTCACAGTGTTGTTGATGTTAGTACAATGTGTTTACAGTAAGAAATGGTGAATGCAGACACAGTTTTGAGAAAAAATGTGATTTGTACAGTTTGTAATTCACATAAAGGCTCAGGTAAAAGGATTACATTTACATGTACACCTCAGCCTGAATTTTAGTCTATTTATATTCCTGTACTTTACACATGCATGAGTTTCCTTCCACATGAATATATGCATGATCCTTTTTGTCTCTTCATTTAAATATGACATGTTTTTCtctgataaattatttaaaacggtggacatctcctcctcctcttccttgcAGTATAAATATTGTGGGGACCTGTGATTAAGTGCTTTAAAGTGTAATAAAACTTTGTGAGTCAGGGGGGAGCTAAGCACTTACATGTCCAAATCTATTTGGAAAGATGAGGGTTAAATCGTGAATGGGGGGTCGGAGTTCATCcatgaaaaaaaatcttcaggaaagtagtgtttatttattgatgcTAAATTAGCACAACGGCTAATTGTAATCAGTGTAGCCTTTAAAACTGCTGCACACACAATTTAGTTTAATTTTGAGTGCTCATGTACAGAACAGGTGTTTATTGTGGCATAAATATGATCTAATGGGCACTGCCCCTGACACTGGGCCATGATGGCAGAGATAAAGATAACAAAGCAGTGAGGTGAGTTGTAGATTATGCTATTTTGACAACTCAacagatgtgttttatttcacctTTCTGCTCTAGGTCCCCACACCAGAGATCAGGGCACACAGCTTGTACTTTGATCTGTCAGCGTATGGCATTGACGCCATTAAAGAGCCTCGCAGCACCTCTCAGGCCTCAGCCAAACCTGGCTTTCACCTGAAGATCTATGGAACCTTCCGGAACCGCTATATGGCCCTGGCCTGCACATCTGCTGACTCAAAGATGATACGGTTTCTGCGCCACACAGCCAACTCCTCAGTAATACACTTACACATCACAGCACATGCTTCAGTTTTACAGATTAAACAACATCACACTTTGTCATTTATGTAAACACAGCCCTTGGTGGGTTTAAGTGAATAAATCATATCTTTACAAACCCTTTACAAAGCTTTGACACTAAAGCCACCATTTTCATGATAAAAAAAGACCATAGTTCTGAAAATACGtttactttttttctgaaaaataacgtatgtgtttttttatggcAGTGCTCTAAAACCTACAAATCCAGCTTCTTGAAATATAtcttttataattttaatatttacccaacaaattaaaatgttatgtgAGTATTTGCATGTGTGATGGCGGTTAGAAAGCGCTATAAAAGTGACAGGcagagaacagtgtgtgtggtgccctgcaGCAGAGATTTCCATGAGTGACTGAAAGTAAGTCTAATGAAACTCTTGAGTCTGTGAGGCTCTAACACGTTCTCTCCTCCCTCAGGCTGAGAAAAGTGGAACCAACCAGGAGAACTGTTCCAGGCAGTGAGCTGTAGACATAGGAACTTTAATCACTCCTTCAGTAAACTTTCTTCacatgatgagagagagagagagagaaagagagaaacagaactaTAAAGAGTGAGAATGTTACagatagaaaataataaaaatgggagaaagagaagagtgaGCGTATTAATGAGTCAGAGTGAGTGAAACAGtgtgagaggaaaagagagagagagagagatggagatttAATAAGGCAGTGGCGTCACAGCACTCAGCAGTTAGTGTGACAGATCACGtcattcacacagacacatgctgTTACCTGGTTACAgcaagaaagtgtgtgtgtgtgtgtgtgtgtgtgagtgagagagagagagagagagagagagagagagagagaaagaaagaaagagagagagagagagagagagagagagagagagagagagagagagagagagagagagagagagacgggtaCAAAAGATAGGGGAGATGTTACCAAGACACCAAAGGGGGATGGTGGGGCCAAGGATATGAGTCAGTGAAGCATCTAGCATTTATTcgcttctttgtctgtttttgtgtgagCAGAAGGAATATGTACAATTTTACTCTCATAGTAAGAAAATATATAGTTAAAGAGACAAAATCTAAGTAAAGGTAAGTATAAGGTATAAAAGCCTTCTTGTTTTGTTAGTTAATATACAGccagtgcatttaaacacaTGATGTATTTTAACTTACATATGTAAAGAAATCTATGATTAGCACTAGACATAAAGGAGACAAATGTTAACCATTATTTATAGCATCAACTGACAAGGTTCTTAGAGTTGGTTAAGAAAAGGCTGAGGTCTTTAGTTCAGATGCATTTAAACCTGAAGGTTATTATTTTCAGTAAATCTGAGCACAATGTGAGACTAAACTGAGTTTCTCTCTAACACTTGAGCTCTTTTTTCTTAGGGGAAAATATCTCATTCTCAGAAACAGTGAAGATGTTAAGGAAATCtcttatttaatttttcttaCCATTGAATCGTTCTCTTCTGGTGTAGATCATGAAGAACATATTCCACCAGTCCTTTAACGCCTACAAGACAGACATTGAGCCTCGTCTGAGTGAGCTGACCCTGCAGAGGATGCAGTGCAGCCGGAAGCTGTTTGAGATCCTGCTGTCCCACCGGCGGGTCAATGCGGCCTACATCGAGGGGGATAACGTAGCGGTCACTGTGGAGGGAGAGGCTGCTCGAGTGCTCAACTTTGACACAGGTCAGTATGCTGTTCTGACCACAGGTTTATCATGTGGTGTTAGTGATAGACTCCTGTCAGTTCTAACAGGTCACAGCACTGCAGAGTTTAAAGGAGAATGCTGCCTGTGTTTCAACATTTGTCCATAATTATGCTGTTAAGATGGAAACGATCATTCTGCGCAGTTTGATGTGACATGCTACAtggttcacagtggtggtgataagACGTCATATACTGCCACAAGGAAATGCCTTTGAGAAAGATTACAGTGTTTACAAACACACGGCCTAATGCCAGAAACACTGAATTGTGGTTAGTTTgaaatattgatttttaaatCCATCTATGTGGAGACTGATTTCTCATGTGTGTAACAattgtggaaaaataaaatgattttgaTTCTGATTGATGTGTGCAGACAAAATATTCCCCAATGAATTTTTAGATTTACAACTATTTCAGCCTTATCAGCATTACATATAAATCTCAGAAGACATGAGTAGGTTCACATGGTTGTGTTGGAGAGTTAATTATTATAAGGCAATATTTACAGTGTACATATTACCTCTCCTAAAAAAGAAAGCCGGTAATATTCTCTCTGTAGAAATCTACATTATTTAATACACTTCACTTACCAGTTATCTATCAAAGTCTCCAGGTCTTTCTTTAGTTCtggaagaacatttttttagcatttatttatatatcctTTCTATTTAATATGGTGTTGCAAACCACTAAACCGATTTAGCATTTAGTAAAGACATTTTACAAGCTTTGTTTTTTACATAGATATGcagtgtcaaatttctgttatTCAGTATTGAATGCCAGGACCATAACCTTAGCTGTTGCTGAAAATGTTTCAGCTTCACATTTGGCATTTTGGAGGCATCatctgtgacccagcctttgGCATTCTGAAGTTTAGAGCTATTTTCAGACTGCTGTTTTCCTGGTCACTAGAGAGAGCTGGGAGTTTGGGCTGAACCTGTCTGTCAGCTTGGCTGTATTCTGAATATATTACTTGAATTACATGAATATTTTTATACTGTGAACCTTTTTTATGAGAATATGTTATTGATGTACCTGTTACTGATGGTTGTGTTGAAGGTTGTGGTGTGAACCTGGGTATGAGGGGTCTGGAGTCACTGGGTGTGTTCATCTACAAGACAGCCACAGCTCAGGACCAGAATGATGTATTTGAGGCTCTTTCAGCCAAAATCCAGCACTCCAAAAGTGTGTCTGAAACCTTCCGACAATCTGGACTGGCTGCCACAAtgtttgaatgaatgtgtgagagacagacggacacacaaataaacagaaaggaACAGAGAGACCGTTTATTAAAAGCGTACATGACTTCATGTTCAGAGTTAAAGTGAACTGTACGTGGAATTTTGTTGAGTAGTATAAGTGCCAAAACGGACCAAAGTTTACAGACAGTTTTGCTCTGTTCAGTGCAGGTTCTGCTTTTTTTCAATCCAAGATCACTGTGTAATTAAAAGAGTAAaactcaaaacaaacaaaatgattattttaacacccccccccaacacacacacacacacacacacacacacacacacacacacacacacacagagagtgccTGTTGGTTTCACAGTGTATTTAAGTTTGACTGCTGCCCTGAAATCCAGTTTTCAAAATCTCAGTATTAAACAAAAGCATACAGAGTGTTTTGATGTGGTTTGAAGTTCCTCTGTTCTAGAGAAACAGACtaaaaaatgtatgcagaggTTAGTAAACTGATTGACATGTGAGTCgttgaattatgcagaaattaTGAAAAGCGATGGACTTCCGCTTTAACGtttcccttttcttttgttaaataaaccttttgaatccatttttaatcaACACATTGCTGATTTAATTACTGCTTGTCATTTCTCTCATATGTGCTGAATCATTAAGCTGTGATATAGCAGCTGTGACTGTGCAGGAAGCTTTAAGTTATAATTCACAGCTGCTGAGGAGGTCCACTTGGAAAGCAGTTGATTTACTTcgattattatatatattcatttacagAAGTGCCCCGTGGATACATTCAGGTACCACTTACAAGTATTTCATCTGCTAGTGTATCTGTACTTGTATCTACAGTATATTTagataaattattttacattttgttaataaaaatgtaaacgtCTCAACACTTTATGGCTTGTGTTCTGTGTTGTGGGGGAGTATCATTTAGATAAAGTGTACAATAAGCAGccattgaaaatcatgaactgTAATGCAACAGTCTGGAGAAGCTGCTCAGCTCACTGCTCTCTACAAAGCTAGATGGGTATAAAGGCTACTaccattgggctgtggagcagtggaactgttctctggagtgactgaGCACCGTACTTCTTCACGAGTGAGAGTGGCATTTATTATCCAGAACTAATGTATCAGTGCTTGACCTCgctggctgaatgccatcaattGCTTATTATAGTGTTCCAGCGTGTTGAAAAGCatttccagaagagtagaagctgttgctGCAGAAAAGAAGAAACGATTAATAAAATTGCTCTCAGAAGATATGATGGATGAGCGGTCAAAATTGCGGCCAAATATATtgggaatctctctctctctcacacacgttTATACTGCCACCTAGTGCTCACTTCTGTAGACTGGGCCTGCAGGAGGTAGTTCACCAAACTGAAAATCCTACCACATACACAGGACAAATCTAATCTTACAGTACAGTTcgatgttgtttttcttgtttataaCCTGCCGAACGGCCTACATTTTCGGGTTCTaacaaatgttaataataaattaaaccgAGGCCGTCACCCTCACGACTGTTGACTTTGTGTGAAATGATCTTGGCTTAAAGTTCAACTCAGCTTCACTCATACTCAGCGTGTCTGTAAATAACAGAACATTTCTTACAATGATAGCGGCGTAAATATTAGGCCTTATTTGGCTTAAAAACTGAATATTGGTTTGACATTTGCTGAGAACTCACCATTAGCAGATAACCTCACACTGGAACAAAGCTAATATCTAAATACCTCAGTTCATAAATGCTACCAAACCACTTTTGCCTGTTGTTAAATATGTAAGAGAGTTGGACAACTTTAACATACTTGGATCATTTATTAACAAATCTTGCAGCAGAAATTCACAATATGGCACTTGGGAGAACAAGGTTGAAATGGTTTGAGATCAACGTTATAccggtaaaaaaacaaatgtgaaaaaagACAAACCATTTTATTTTGCACATACTCTCAGGtggaaaagaaaagcaaaataaaagtagAAACACATTGCTAATTGCTAAAAAGGTACAGTGTAAATGGTCCCTTAAAAATgtacaagtgtttttttttttaagagtccagttgtgttccctacattgtacattacattctcttctgtTGGAGAGGTGAATATGGAAAATTTCATTAAAGAACTTAAGTCTTAGATAAAACGGGCCATACGAAAAACAGTTGTAAAATTCTAAtagaataaatgtataaatttgTAAAAAGTGATCAAGTTATTACATTATCACACCTTTTAATGTGTAACAATTTTTTcagaaaacagaacacaaaccaAATATTGTTTAGTGGGCCTTTATTTCACAATCTTTCCAAATGTACAAAAATGAGATatggtacaaaaaaaaaaaaaaaaaaaaaaaaaaccaattcCCTAAATtcaccccccaacccccattCCATGAGAAAGAAAATATGGTTGACTAGAATTGGTCTCAAAACCTAAGtgcagtggcaagggaaaaaaaaacaaatctcaaTTTAACCACACGGTACCTCATCCACATATCTTCATCACACAGTCTGGCCACCTCAACTGCCACAGTGTCCCCAGAGCAGCTGGCCCAAGAGAGCCGACAATGTGTCAGAGCACTCTGTTGTTCACTAAAATTGGAATATAATTTAGCTCCCCTACATGATTCCCTCCTTTGAATTGCTTGTCTGATTTATAATTCTGACTTCTTCTTCTTTggcttcttcttctcctcttcctcctttaCCACCAGTCCCTGAGTGGCCTCTCTCTTCAGGTAGGAAATAAAGTCACTGACTTCACGACCtccctaaaaaaaaacaaaggaagtCTAATTAGCTTAAATCACCACAGGTGAGCAATGCTCTGCTTGTTTCCCATTCAGGCAAATACTCACAACAATTACAATAACTAAATACTAAAAATGTTTTGTACCAAGCATAAGTAAGCACACAGCTAAGTAAAAAGACAGACCTCATATCGCTTTGGACTTTGTTTCTGACCGGCTGGAGAGAAATAGATGGTGGGGAACC
This region of Hoplias malabaricus isolate fHopMal1 chromosome 17, fHopMal1.hap1, whole genome shotgun sequence genomic DNA includes:
- the si:dkey-234i14.6 gene encoding uncharacterized protein si:dkey-234i14.6 gives rise to the protein MNGAERGANASADARYGDACGTALSALLAVAVYVLVKASVDGLRQWRARISVLVVGAGPVGLTAALVAVRTGKVLKLTVLDERYRTALLCRPQQIALDPRSVRFLLGLGVDFDNMEGCWSNEHFFTRIGVFQEHLLSILEQRKRKVDVRLHLGTKFTDEYLRRIPNGEWPRVIVVADGSCGDSCSVLGISSEYIVESCHAYGANATIERLDQRQVPTPEIRAHSLYFDLSAYGIDAIKEPRSTSQASAKPGFHLKIYGTFRNRYMALACTSADSKMIRFLRHTANSSIMKNIFHQSFNAYKTDIEPRLSELTLQRMQCSRKLFEILLSHRRVNAAYIEGDNVAVTVEGEAARVLNFDTGCGVNLGMRGLESLGVFIYKTATAQDQNDVFEALSAKIQHSKSVSETFRQSGLAATMFE